In the genome of Flavobacteriales bacterium, the window AAAGCTTCTGAATCTCTTTGAACTCGTTATAAACTCATTTGAAGAGGACAAAATTATTATTACAAACGAAGTAATAACATCTGTAGCCCAACAGAACATTGCCCTGTATGACAAAACAGGAGAACAACACTATGATATTATATCTGCATTTATAAAATCAATTAGGGGAAGTGACCCGAATGGAGCTCTTTATTGGCTGGCAAGAATGATTGAAGGAGGTGAAGATCCGAAGTTCATTGCGCGAAGGCTTGTAATAGCGGCTTCTGAAGATATAGGCAATGCAAACCCAAATGCCTTAGGAATTGCAAATGATTGCTTCGAAGCAATCAGAAACATTGGAATGCCAGAAGGTCGAATAATATTAGCTCAGGCAACTACATACTTAGCCGTATCCGCTAAAAGCAATTCGTCTTACGCGGCAATAAACAAAGCCATTTCGGCAGTTCAGAAAACGGGAAACCTTTCTGTGCCATTGCATTTACGTAATGCACCTACAAAATTGATGAAAGAGTTAGATTATGGGAAAGGATATAAGTATTCGCACGAATTTGATCAGAATTTTTCTTCACAAGAATATCTACCAGAAGAAATAAAAGAAACTGTTTTTTACGAACCAGGATCTAACCGTAGAGAAAAAGAAATAAAACTGTATTTAAACTCCTTGTGGAAAGGAAAATACAACTATTGAGCCCACCTTTCTTCAAGTATTTTTACCTGCTTATAAACCAAGCCAAGTACTATCCCTCCGACTCCTTGCTCAAATATTTGCCAAGTAAAATCTATCGCGACGTATGTAAAATCAATGTCCGTTCTATAAGATATTCCAAATAGCATTACGATACTATATACCAGAAAGCCTATTGCCAGCCCGAGACACATAGATTTAAGCACATGGCTTTGTTCCACTTCCATAATACTAAAGACGGAAGCCATAACAGCCCCTATAGACATATAAACCACAACTGCTAGTGAAATAAAAATATTAAAAGGGTATTGTATTTTCAAAAAATCATTCAATACCAAACCGTGCCATAAATATGACATACTGAACATCAATACGGATATAATTATCCATGTATAAAAGAATGTCTTGTTAAATATTTTCGCTCTCATTTAATATCTCAGCACAAAACTGCAATATTTTAGTATATAAATTACCAAGCATACTACATATAATTACCTATCAACTCAATAGATAATTATTTTTATCTAACTTAGAATCCATTCAGGTAAAGCTATACGATGATGTTTAAAAAAGAGTTACTGTTTTTTTTATTTGCAACACTGCTTTTGCAATTTTCCTGCAAAAGAGATCTTACGATTCCATCATGGGAGGCCGACGTGATGTCTCCTTTAGTATCAACTTCTTTAAAAATCGGGAACCTATTAACAGATACTTTAGTCCAGACAGAAAGCGATAGTTCTTTAACCATTGTCTATCAACAAGACCTTTTTACTTTACGGATAGATACACTATTGGAAATCGAAGACACTTCTTAT includes:
- a CDS encoding replication-associated recombination protein A, with product KLLNLFELVINSFEEDKIIITNEVITSVAQQNIALYDKTGEQHYDIISAFIKSIRGSDPNGALYWLARMIEGGEDPKFIARRLVIAASEDIGNANPNALGIANDCFEAIRNIGMPEGRIILAQATTYLAVSAKSNSSYAAINKAISAVQKTGNLSVPLHLRNAPTKLMKELDYGKGYKYSHEFDQNFSSQEYLPEEIKETVFYEPGSNRREKEIKLYLNSLWKGKYNY